The DNA segment AACTCGATAAGCATTTTGTAAATACCGTCTTCGTCATCAATCATCAGTGCATGTGCCCCGTGATGAAAGACCACCAACTTAGAATTGGTAAAGAAGTGATGGTTTTTTTGAGCTTCAGTGATGTGAATGACATGATCCTCATCACCATGAAGGATGAGCACACGACCGTCCCGTCTTCCGCTATACCGATACGTTCGCAGTGCATCTAAAATGCTGTCCATGCCCCGCACCTGTAGGGCGCTCTCCAAGTTCCGTTGATAGATGGCTGCTTCAGGACGCTTGCCATAGACCAGAGTCGCAAGAGTATTGTCCACGGCCATGCGTTTGAAATCCATGACGCCGAAAGGGTTAAAATACAAGCCTCCCACGGCCTGAGTAAACTGAAAAAGGCGATAGGTCCCCTCATACAAGCCCATGTCATCAATAGACCCGACAAAAGGTGCACTCAGAAGGATCGTGCTCTCAATACCCATTTGTACACTCAGTTCCATGGCTACCACACCGCCCAAAGACCATCCAAGGACTGCCACAGGCTGCACTTGAAGGTAGTTTAACATCGCTTTAAGATCCGCCGCAAAATCCGCCATGTGGGTGATGGGATGATGACAACTGCTCTCTCCAAACCCTCGAAGATCCGGTGCAATAATGCGATAGGTCCCTTTGAGCCGGTCGATGAGCTCCGTGAAAAACACGGAGGATGAGAAATTGCCGTGGATCAGAACTAAAACCGGTCCGGCTCCCACATCGTTATAATAAATTTGTTCATCTGAAATCGTGATAAAGTTTCCCATACGTTCTTTATACCCTCAGGATTGCTCCGGACTACCCCTTTGATTATAATGGACACGAGGAGGTTTTTATGGAACACGTTACTTTTACTACACTGCCATCCCATGTGACCCTGCA comes from the Peptoniphilus equinus genome and includes:
- a CDS encoding alpha/beta fold hydrolase, with translation MGNFITISDEQIYYNDVGAGPVLVLIHGNFSSSVFFTELIDRLKGTYRIIAPDLRGFGESSCHHPITHMADFAADLKAMLNYLQVQPVAVLGWSLGGVVAMELSVQMGIESTILLSAPFVGSIDDMGLYEGTYRLFQFTQAVGGLYFNPFGVMDFKRMAVDNTLATLVYGKRPEAAIYQRNLESALQVRGMDSILDALRTYRYSGRRDGRVLILHGDEDHVIHITEAQKNHHFFTNSKLVVFHHGAHALMIDDEDGIYKMLIEFLKKADM